A single region of the Paraburkholderia megapolitana genome encodes:
- a CDS encoding TonB family protein, producing MKQRVLGGVILALGLAVLTACTSDRPSVPDSATIVRLCRERLGQSGQPAPDSLDQLTRPQWSRYTGCLISTNLRIASRDRAGYPESIVSVRFAPDGSVASAQLLHSTGDAAWDTLAAQAIAAAAPLPHAPTGQPATRIDLRFASSPRLGLSTETHWSAHTCTTVGSATSCN from the coding sequence ATGAAACAGCGCGTGTTGGGGGGAGTCATATTGGCGCTGGGGCTCGCCGTGCTGACAGCCTGCACAAGCGATAGGCCGAGCGTGCCCGACAGCGCGACTATCGTGCGGCTATGCCGTGAGCGGTTGGGTCAATCGGGCCAACCGGCACCCGACTCGCTCGATCAACTCACGCGCCCACAGTGGTCGCGTTATACCGGATGTCTGATCAGCACCAATCTGCGGATTGCATCGAGGGATCGTGCCGGGTATCCGGAGTCGATCGTATCGGTACGCTTTGCGCCTGATGGAAGCGTCGCATCGGCGCAGTTGCTGCACAGCACCGGCGATGCCGCGTGGGACACGCTGGCCGCGCAGGCGATCGCCGCGGCAGCGCCACTGCCGCACGCGCCGACCGGACAACCGGCGACACGCATCGATCTGCGTTTCGCGTCGAGTCCGCGGCTGGGACTGTCCACGGAGACCCACTGGTCAGCCCATACCTGCACGACGGTCGGCAGCGCGACGTCCTGCAACTAG
- a CDS encoding glycosyltransferase family 4 protein, with protein sequence MNSPRIASPFPLARAADSDTVVHDNADAPSVLFVDQSGQLGGAEFSLLPLAEACAARGKVVLLSDGPFRARLETLGVPVEVIGNARVSGIGRQSLRLGWLRALPGIVRQVRAIADVAKRYDVLFLNTQKALVIGALGKPLHRRPVIWHLHDIMSPEHFGFAQRLVVKWLVRLAVDRVVANSHASAQSLAELTGRMADMPPVVHNGIDTDAFNAVGKLSPADLIALRGRLGLPEHAWLAGLFSRLAPWKGQHIAIAALARVPDAHLVLVGAALFGEDDYVQHLHELAAQFGVSERVHFMGFRDDMPLWMKAMDVVLHTSTDAEPFGRVIVEGMAAGRPVIATAAGGVTEIVRHLRNGWLVEPGNVEALAGAMRTLRVSPHLAQRLAEKAQADAQRDFSLGMYVRKMTDAIADTVR encoded by the coding sequence ATGAACAGTCCTCGTATCGCTTCGCCGTTCCCACTCGCCCGTGCCGCCGATAGCGACACTGTTGTTCACGACAATGCTGACGCGCCGTCGGTGCTATTCGTCGATCAAAGCGGTCAGCTCGGTGGTGCGGAGTTTTCGCTGCTGCCGCTCGCTGAAGCATGTGCTGCGCGCGGCAAGGTAGTTTTGCTGTCGGATGGACCGTTTCGCGCGCGGCTCGAAACGCTTGGCGTGCCTGTCGAAGTGATCGGCAATGCGCGTGTGTCGGGTATCGGCAGGCAGTCGTTGCGGCTCGGGTGGTTGCGCGCATTGCCCGGTATCGTGCGTCAGGTGCGTGCAATCGCGGACGTGGCGAAACGCTACGATGTGCTGTTCCTGAATACGCAAAAAGCGCTCGTGATCGGCGCGCTCGGCAAGCCGCTGCATCGGCGGCCCGTGATCTGGCATCTGCACGACATCATGTCGCCCGAGCATTTCGGATTCGCACAGCGGCTCGTGGTGAAGTGGCTCGTGCGGCTCGCGGTCGATCGTGTGGTCGCGAATTCGCATGCGTCCGCGCAATCGCTCGCTGAACTCACCGGACGCATGGCCGATATGCCGCCGGTCGTGCACAACGGTATCGATACCGACGCGTTCAATGCAGTGGGCAAATTGAGCCCCGCCGATCTCATCGCGTTGCGCGGGCGCCTCGGACTACCCGAACATGCGTGGCTCGCGGGACTCTTTAGCCGGCTTGCGCCGTGGAAAGGCCAGCATATCGCGATTGCCGCGCTTGCCCGTGTGCCGGATGCACATCTCGTGCTGGTCGGCGCCGCGCTGTTCGGCGAGGATGACTATGTCCAGCATCTGCATGAACTCGCGGCACAGTTCGGTGTGAGCGAGCGCGTGCACTTCATGGGCTTTCGCGACGACATGCCCCTATGGATGAAAGCGATGGACGTCGTGTTGCATACGTCGACGGATGCGGAGCCGTTTGGTCGCGTGATCGTCGAAGGGATGGCGGCTGGGCGACCAGTCATTGCGACCGCGGCCGGTGGAGTCACCGAGATCGTGCGGCACCTGCGCAACGGCTGGCTCGTCGAGCCCGGCAATGTCGAAGCGCTCGCCGGAGCCATGCGAACGTTGCGCGTGTCGCCGCATCTTGCACAACGTCTTGCCGAAAAGGCGCAAGCCGATGCGCAACGCGATTTTTCGCTGGGTATGTATGTGCGGAAAATGACCGATGCGATCGCGGATACGGTGCGCTGA
- a CDS encoding glycosyltransferase family 4 protein — protein sequence MRVAIVHDWLVAPGGAEKVLEQIIQCFPDADLFSLVDFLEDRTPVRGKPVTTSFIQRLPFARRRYRGYLPLMPLAIEQFDLSDYDLIITSSYAVAKGVLVGPDQTHVSYVHSPMRYAWDLQHQYLREARLMRGPRSWATRALLHYLRGWDARSANGVDCLIANSHFVARRMLKTYRRNAVVIAPPVDVHNFELREHKDDFYLTASRMVPYKRMDLIVEAFTAMPQRKLIVIGDGPQMAELRAKAGPNVQILGYQPFAVLKDHMQRAQAFVFAAEEDFGIAVVEAQASGTPVIAYGKGGALETVVPLGEAQPTGVHFAQQSVSAVLDAVDRFERHRAAISPAACRANAERFSAATFRRAFMVEVTRTIAAAGARERSSASRPADLAWPRDSAPGSMWGR from the coding sequence ATGAGAGTGGCGATCGTGCACGACTGGCTCGTAGCTCCCGGCGGAGCGGAGAAGGTGCTGGAGCAGATCATCCAGTGCTTTCCCGACGCCGACCTGTTCAGCCTGGTCGATTTCCTCGAGGACCGAACGCCGGTGCGCGGCAAGCCGGTCACGACGTCGTTTATCCAGCGTCTGCCGTTTGCACGGCGCCGCTATCGCGGCTATTTGCCGTTGATGCCACTCGCTATCGAGCAGTTCGATCTGTCGGACTACGACCTGATCATCACGAGTTCGTACGCGGTGGCCAAGGGCGTACTGGTCGGCCCCGACCAGACACATGTGAGCTACGTGCACTCGCCGATGCGCTACGCGTGGGACCTGCAGCATCAGTACTTGCGCGAAGCGCGTTTGATGCGCGGACCGCGTTCGTGGGCCACACGTGCGTTGCTGCACTATCTGCGCGGCTGGGATGCGCGTTCGGCGAACGGCGTCGATTGTCTGATCGCGAATTCGCATTTCGTCGCGCGCCGGATGCTCAAGACCTACCGCCGCAACGCTGTTGTGATCGCGCCGCCGGTCGACGTGCACAACTTCGAACTACGCGAACATAAAGACGATTTCTATCTGACCGCATCGCGGATGGTGCCGTACAAGCGCATGGATCTGATCGTCGAGGCGTTCACCGCAATGCCGCAGCGAAAGCTGATCGTGATCGGCGACGGCCCGCAGATGGCCGAGCTGCGCGCGAAGGCCGGCCCCAATGTACAGATACTCGGCTATCAGCCGTTTGCGGTGCTGAAAGACCATATGCAACGTGCCCAGGCATTCGTATTCGCCGCCGAAGAGGATTTCGGCATCGCGGTCGTCGAAGCGCAGGCGAGCGGCACGCCGGTCATCGCTTACGGCAAGGGTGGCGCGCTGGAAACTGTCGTGCCGCTCGGCGAAGCACAACCGACCGGCGTGCATTTCGCGCAGCAGAGTGTTTCCGCCGTACTCGATGCCGTCGATCGTTTCGAGCGGCATCGCGCGGCGATTTCACCGGCTGCGTGCCGCGCGAATGCCGAGCGATTTTCTGCGGCGACGTTTCGGCGCGCGTTCATGGTCGAAGTGACGCGCACGATTGCGGCGGCTGGTGCGCGCGAGCGCAGCAGTGCATCGCGGCCCGCGGACCTCGCGTGGCCACGCGATTCCGCACCGGGGAGCATGTGGGGCCGTTGA
- a CDS encoding helix-turn-helix domain-containing protein: MNADRIAGPAGPLSAIIEAWAALQAQVPLKPVRSETDFQRMTRLASELTDHLQGDAQHPLADLLGVVTDLVGVWGTRHVEVLPEAAPRDVLRHLLETHKLRQKDLSDIASPTVISDILAGRRAISKNVAKALAVRFHTDVARFL, encoded by the coding sequence ATGAATGCCGATCGCATTGCGGGACCTGCGGGACCGCTTTCCGCCATCATCGAAGCCTGGGCCGCATTGCAGGCCCAGGTGCCGTTAAAACCCGTGCGCAGCGAGACGGACTTCCAGAGGATGACGCGGCTCGCCAGCGAACTCACTGATCATCTGCAAGGTGACGCACAGCATCCGCTCGCGGATCTGCTCGGCGTCGTTACCGACCTCGTAGGCGTGTGGGGCACACGGCATGTGGAAGTACTGCCGGAAGCCGCGCCACGCGACGTGCTGCGTCATCTGCTCGAGACGCACAAGCTGCGGCAGAAGGATCTGTCCGACATTGCGTCACCGACCGTGATCAGCGACATTCTTGCGGGCCGGCGAGCGATCAGCAAGAACGTCGCGAAAGCGCTGGCGGTGCGTTTTCATACGGACGTGGCGCGGTTTCTGTAA